The Neorhodopirellula lusitana genome contains a region encoding:
- a CDS encoding sulfatase-like hydrolase/transferase produces the protein MRHLAILVFLLGGLMGTCVAAAGSSSRPNILFILCDDLGYADVGFNAKHFGVDTDVVTPNLDAMAKNGTIFPQAYVAHPFCGPSRMALLAGRMPHCFGGQKNLPDAAKNLEDYNEKGIPVTETLISTVLQDAGYRTACFGKWHLGDAQPFHPNQRGFDEFYGFLGGGHQYFPSITDKVDPKINDYQYFLQRNGKDEISPEGAYLTDMLTDEAVKFMTQSASRGQPFFTYLAYNAPHSPLQGKTEDLQHLYPNHPPENPANGVDFRDFEKRQNYVAMMYAVDRGLAKITSVLSDPNQDGNATDSIMDNTLIVFLSDNGGKILQAGNNAPLQDDKGSTHEGGIRVPMFMHWPGKIDAGGVFDHPVLALDLYPTLAGLANAPIPKNKQLDGKNIWDDLQAGRDPHEQETIFWLRHHGGGNEVAIRNGDLKAYRKNGGKWKVFDVTQDPGETDDVAKQNPEFLNTRIQEGAEWATTHQDPQWHDTANGLQSWIKNQMPKYDSTFRMR, from the coding sequence ATGAGACATTTAGCGATTTTGGTCTTCCTTCTTGGCGGACTGATGGGAACCTGCGTTGCCGCCGCCGGCAGCAGTTCACGCCCCAATATCTTGTTCATCTTGTGCGATGATTTGGGCTATGCCGACGTCGGCTTCAATGCCAAACACTTTGGCGTCGATACCGATGTCGTGACACCGAATTTGGACGCGATGGCGAAAAACGGGACGATCTTCCCGCAAGCTTATGTCGCACACCCGTTTTGTGGACCCAGCCGAATGGCCCTGCTTGCCGGACGAATGCCGCACTGTTTTGGAGGCCAAAAGAATCTTCCTGATGCTGCGAAGAACCTGGAAGATTACAACGAGAAAGGAATCCCGGTCACTGAGACGCTGATCAGTACCGTGCTGCAGGATGCAGGCTACCGGACCGCGTGTTTTGGCAAATGGCACTTAGGGGACGCCCAACCGTTTCATCCCAATCAACGTGGTTTCGATGAGTTTTACGGATTCCTGGGTGGCGGCCATCAATACTTCCCTTCGATCACGGACAAGGTCGATCCAAAGATCAACGACTATCAATACTTCCTGCAGCGAAACGGCAAGGACGAAATTTCACCGGAGGGCGCATACCTAACCGATATGCTGACGGACGAAGCGGTCAAGTTCATGACGCAATCGGCCAGCCGCGGACAACCCTTTTTCACATACCTGGCCTACAACGCACCGCACTCTCCACTGCAGGGTAAGACCGAAGACTTGCAACACTTGTATCCCAATCATCCACCGGAGAATCCGGCCAATGGAGTGGACTTTCGTGACTTCGAAAAGCGTCAAAATTATGTCGCGATGATGTACGCAGTGGATCGCGGCTTGGCCAAGATTACCAGCGTCTTAAGTGACCCCAATCAAGACGGTAACGCGACTGACTCGATCATGGACAACACCCTGATTGTTTTCTTAAGTGATAACGGTGGCAAGATTTTGCAGGCTGGCAACAACGCGCCGCTGCAAGACGACAAAGGTTCCACACATGAAGGTGGAATTCGCGTGCCGATGTTCATGCACTGGCCTGGCAAGATTGATGCCGGCGGAGTTTTCGATCATCCCGTGCTGGCGCTTGATCTGTACCCCACGTTGGCCGGACTCGCCAACGCACCCATTCCCAAGAACAAACAGCTCGATGGCAAGAACATTTGGGACGACCTGCAAGCGGGGCGTGACCCGCATGAACAGGAAACGATATTTTGGCTGCGTCATCATGGCGGTGGGAACGAAGTCGCGATCCGTAACGGCGATCTCAAGGCGTACCGAAAGAACGGTGGCAAATGGAAAGTCTTTGACGTCACCCAAGACCCCGGCGAAACTGACGACGTCGCCAAACAGAACCCGGAATTCCTGAACACTCGCATTCAGGAGGGAGCCGAGTGGGCAACGACTCACCAAGATCCCCAGTGGCACGACACCGCCAATGGATTGCAAAGCTGGATCAAAAACCAAATGCCCAAATACGATTCCACCTTTCGAATGCGATGA